The following nucleotide sequence is from Paracrocinitomix mangrovi.
TGATCCTTCAGTAGATGCTGCAGGCACATATACCTACACGGTGGTAAATTCATGTGGAACAGCAAGTACAACAGTAGATGTTACTGTTAATTCTTGTACAGGTGTACAAGCAGGATTTATTGCTTCAAACAGTAGTTTATGTCTTGGAGAATGCATGACATTTACAGATACTTCTTCAACAGGAGTTAATTCATGGTCATGGAACTTTGGAGGAGCGGTTTCTCCAAATACAACTTCAGATCAAAATCCAACTGTTTGTCCAAATTCAACAGGAACTTTTACCATAACATTAATAGTTTCGGATGGAACATCAACTGACACTACTACTCAAACTATTATAGTGTATGAATCTCCTGTAGTTGATGCAGGTTTAGATACAACCATAAATATTGCACAATCAGTGAGTATCACTTCTACAGTATCGCCATCTGGTGGAACTTATAGTTGGTCAGATCCAAATGATGTTGACTGTGATGATTGTGCTGATGTTAATGTTTCACCGGAAGAAACAACAACTTATATTCTGACTTATACTACTGCAGATGGTTGTAGTGCTTCAGATAGCGTAGTTGTTACAGTTGATTTCACTGAAGCCGTGGGTGTGCCAAATGGATTCTCACCAAACGCAGATAGCAATAATGATGTGCTTTATGTCAAAGGAAGTGGAATCACATCTATGACTTTTGTAATCTACAATAGATACGGTCAAAAAGTGTTTGAGTCTACAGATCAGTCACAAGGCTGGGACGGAACATACAAGGATAAACCTGAAAACCCGGGCGTATTTGTCTGGTATTTAGAGTATACCTTGTCTGATGGAACATCTGACATTAAAAAAGGAAATGTTACACTAATTAAATAAGCATATGAAAAGATTGATTACTACAATTGCCGTTTTAGCTGTAACATACCTTTCAACAGCTCAACAAGACAGACACTTTAGTATGTTTTTTGCTAATCCGGTTCAATTAAATCCGGGTGCGGCAGGACATATTGATGGTGATTTATGCATATTTACCAATTACAGAACTCAATGGTTTACTGTTACTGCCAATCCGTTCAGAAGCTTTTCAGCCGGAGTTGATGCCAAATTGTTTGATAATAAATTGAAAAATGGTTTTATCGGAACAGGAATCAATTTCTTAAATGATGTTTCAGGAGATGCAAAGTTCAGTTTGAATGTTATTCAGGTTCCAATTAATTACACTTTGGATTTGAATAAAACTTCTCAGTTATCATTGGGGTTACAGCCTGGTTTTTATGCCCAAAGATTGAATGAAAATGCGCTTTATTTTGATAACCAATGGACAGGTATTGACTTCAATACTGCTGTATCAAGTGGGGAAACTTTAGGAGCATATAATTTATCCAGATTTGATTTATCTGCTGGTTTGTTTTATGATTTAAAAACTTCAGACAGATTTAATATGCAATTGGGTCTTGGAGGATTTCACTTAACAGCGCAGGAAGTAAGTTTCTTTCAAGTGTCTGAAAAGTTATACAGAAACTTTACTTTTTATGGTAAGGCAATGTATAGATTAGATGATAGCAAATTATCTTTTCATCCTGCATTATTTGGATTGTTTCAAGGACCAAACTGGGAGTTGACTTTTGGTAACAATTTTGAAATTGAATTAAAAGAAAGTTCTAAGCATACAGGATATTTTGACGGTATGTCCCTATCATTTGGAGTTTATTATAGAACATCAGATGCTTTGATGACAAACATAATATACAAAGCCGGAGCCTTAGGTTTAGGTGTTGGTTATGATATCAATTTATCCGGTTTAACTGTTGCTTCAAAAAGTGTTGGAGCCGTTGAATTGTTCTTAAAATTCACACCTTCATTTGCCGGTTCAGCTGGAGGAGCAGCAAGAATTCAATAGATTGAGTTTTTCTCTAGGAAACTAAATTGTAAAAGGCACTTCTTATGAGGTGCCTTTTTTTATCTGATCATAAGGTTTGTAATAATTATGCTGCAATTACAATGATATTATGCTGATTTTTAACTATTTTCAACGTTGAAAAAATGAAATTTTAACCCAATTATTTCTTATGAAAAAAATACTTATCTGTTTTTTCGCAATTGGTTCATTTGCTGCATTTTCGCAAGAAGCAGTATCAACAACAGGCACAACAGTTTCTGGTTCGGGTGGAACCGTGAGTTATACTGTAGGTCAAGTTGCTTATACCGCCAAATCAAATGGAAGTAGTTCTTCTAATGAAGGGGTACAACAGACGTTTAAAATTGTTGATGATGCTGGAGTACAAAATCAAAACTTTTTACTGAACGTTAAAACTTTCCCCAATCCTACTCAGGACTTTGTGCAATTAGAAATAAAGGATTTACAAAATCAGAAATTTACATACGTACTTTTTGATGCCAACGGAAAAGAATTACAGAACGCTCAAATTCTTTCTGAAACTACAATTTTAGACCTGGCAAACTATGCAAAAGGCACCTATTTACTAAAAGTAAATAAAGGCTCTGAAGTAATGAGATCATTTACAATTATTAATAACTAAACCCAATGAAAAACTTAATTTTTATCTGCGCACTTTTAATAGGTGCTGTTTCCTTTTCTCAAGCTCCTAATTTAATGTCATATCAGGCAGTTATTTGGGATGGATCAAATAACCTGGTTGTTTCTTCACCTGTTGGGATGCAATTTTCCATTCTGCAAGGTTCAATGACCGGAACAGCAGTTTACGTGGAAACGCAAACACCTACCACAAATGTAAACGGTTTAGCTTCGGTTGAAATTGGAAATGGTACGGTTGTATCTGGAGACATAGCTACTATTGACTGGTCTGCAGGGCCATATTACTTAAAAACTGAAACAGATCCAACGGGAGGTACAAATTATGCTATCACGGGTACCACACAATTGTTGAGTGTTCCTTATGCTTTACATGCTAACACAGTTGAAAATGATCTGGATGAACAAACTTTGACTTTGACCGGAACCGATTTAAGTATTTCAAATGGAAATCAGGTAGACCTTTCTCCTTTACAAGATGGTGTTGATGATGCAGATGCTGACCCTATGAATGAATACAATCTTTCAATGGCTTTGGTAGGAACAAATCTTATGATTACAGATTTAGGCGGAACCCTAACTGCTGACTTGTCTTCAATTGCCGGAGGTGGTGGAGGAACTCAAACGCTTTCTTTTACTTCACCTAATTTGACATTATCAGGAGGAAATACAGTTGACTTATCAGCTTTACAAGATGATGCAGATGCTGATCCAACAAATGAAATTCAAACCATAAGTCAAGCGGGAAATGTATTGACTTTGTCAAATGGTGGTGGTTCAGTAACGGTGGCTCCTAGTTTGGATGATGATCCTACAAATGAACTACAAGATTTATCCTTGTCAAATGATACTTTGTACATTTCAGATGGAACAGAATCTTATATAGGACCAGAAAATACTCAAGCTGCAAGTTTATTGGCTGGTAATAATTTTGGAGGAGCTTTTGGATCTGCAAAGTATTATAAGCAAAATGACAGAGTATATCTTTCAGGAGTAGTAGATAATGTGACCCCGGGAACTGTTGTAATTAATTTACCTGCCGGATACCAACCTGCAAGTGCTGTAATTTTACCTGTTGCTGCAGAATGGGGCAGTGCTATGATAATTATTCAAACCAGTGGAACTGTTACTTTTGACTCAACTACTTTTACAAACAGTGGTTGGTTCAGTTTAGATGGTGTCTCTTTCAGGATATCAAATTAATTCCATTAAAAAATTGAAACCTCTCTAAGTTTTGAGAGGTTTTTTTATGTCCAATTGTTATTTGTGTTTATATTACGCAATATGGATGCAAAACAGAAAATTTTTGTGGCAGTTGATGCTGTAGTTTTTGGATATATTGAGAGTAAACTTCAGGTTTTACTCATCAAGCAAAAGTACGGTGTCATGAAAGGGAAGTGGGTTCTTCCCGGAGGGTTTGTTAAGGATGAAGAAGGATTGACGGATGCGGTTAAACGGGAGCTAAAAGAAGAAACCGGAATTACCGTGTCTTATCATGAACAGTTGTACACATTTGGGGATGACGTTAAAAGAGATCCCAGATTACATGTAGTTTCTGTGGCTTATTTAACCTTGGTAAATCCTTCAAAACATACACTTAAAGCCGATACGGATGCAGAAGATGCGCAGTGGTTTGATGTCAACAAATTACCCAAATTAGGATATGATCACAACAAAATCATCAAAGTTGGATTGGAGCGTTTAAAGGGTAAACTCACCTATGAACCAATTGGTTTTGATTTACTGGATAAGGAGTTTCCATTCTCTGATTTAGAGAATCTATACGGGACAATTTTAGGTAAAGAAATCGATCGAAGAAACTTCAG
It contains:
- a CDS encoding NUDIX hydrolase, producing the protein MDAKQKIFVAVDAVVFGYIESKLQVLLIKQKYGVMKGKWVLPGGFVKDEEGLTDAVKRELKEETGITVSYHEQLYTFGDDVKRDPRLHVVSVAYLTLVNPSKHTLKADTDAEDAQWFDVNKLPKLGYDHNKIIKVGLERLKGKLTYEPIGFDLLDKEFPFSDLENLYGTILGKEIDRRNFRKKMLSFDLLQETEKMRKEGSGRPAKLFTFNKQKYKRLAKEGFHFEIKYV
- a CDS encoding T9SS type A sorting domain-containing protein: MKKILICFFAIGSFAAFSQEAVSTTGTTVSGSGGTVSYTVGQVAYTAKSNGSSSSNEGVQQTFKIVDDAGVQNQNFLLNVKTFPNPTQDFVQLEIKDLQNQKFTYVLFDANGKELQNAQILSETTILDLANYAKGTYLLKVNKGSEVMRSFTIINN
- a CDS encoding PorP/SprF family type IX secretion system membrane protein, producing MKRLITTIAVLAVTYLSTAQQDRHFSMFFANPVQLNPGAAGHIDGDLCIFTNYRTQWFTVTANPFRSFSAGVDAKLFDNKLKNGFIGTGINFLNDVSGDAKFSLNVIQVPINYTLDLNKTSQLSLGLQPGFYAQRLNENALYFDNQWTGIDFNTAVSSGETLGAYNLSRFDLSAGLFYDLKTSDRFNMQLGLGGFHLTAQEVSFFQVSEKLYRNFTFYGKAMYRLDDSKLSFHPALFGLFQGPNWELTFGNNFEIELKESSKHTGYFDGMSLSFGVYYRTSDALMTNIIYKAGALGLGVGYDINLSGLTVASKSVGAVELFLKFTPSFAGSAGGAARIQ